The Nisaea sp. DNA segment CGTTTCGGCCCGGCACAACGGCAACACGGACGGAGACCGCGCTCATGGAGCGGGCGATATCGTCGGAAAGGCCGATGACGCGGGAAGATTTGGTGCCCGGCGCAGGCTCAAGCTCATAGAGCGTGACCACCGGACCGTGCCGGATCTTGCCGATTTCGCCCTTCACGCCGAAATCGGCGAGGACGGATTCGAGCATCCGGGCATTTTCCTGCAGCGCCTGCGGCGGCGGCCCAGCCATGCCTTCGGCTGCTTCGGTCAGCAGATCCATGGCCGGCAGCTCGTAATCGCCTGCCTGGGCCAGATCGAAACTGGTCTGCTCCACCTTCGCGGGCTTTGCCGTTTTCGCCTTGGTCGACGCCGGGGCGGCATCGGGCGTTGCTTTCAGAACCGGCGCTGCGGTTTCCACTTCAGGCGCCCGTCTCGGTTTCGCCGAGAGCCGGGGTTTCTCGTCCAGCGCCTTGCCGGACAGGGTCGGCTCCTTGCGGCCAACGGAGTCGAAGCCCTTACGGGCGAGACTTGCCGTGGCTTCAAGACCGGAGCCCAGGGCGCGGCCACCGAGGGCGCCACCCTTTGCCCCAAGCGCTGCCGCCGTGCCGACACCACGGCCCGCGCCGCGCGCCAGAGACAGCCATTCGCTCCAGGAGGCCCCGAAGGTCCAGAGCAACAGGGAGACCGCGGCCAGACCGGAGACAAAACCAATCCAGGCGGCGTCCAGTGCCGCCAGCAGGCCGAGCGCGGAAATCTTGGTCAGAGCCAATGTGCCGATCGCACCACCGAGACCGGCCCGAAGCGGCCAGCTTTCCGGAACAGGCAGCACGGCAAGCGCAAGGCAGCCTGCGATCAGCGCCACCGGCAGCAGCGCGATGCGCAGGGCCACGCGTTCGATCGGCCGGTGGGCAAGCAGGCGCCAGCCCCAGATAGCGAAGAGCAACACAGGCACGGCGCTCACCAGACCGATGGTCTGCACCATGATATCGGCGACAAGCGCGCCGACCGGGCCGAGCAGGTTAGCGGCACTGCCGGAGCCGGCCGCGTTCAGGGACGGATCGCCCGGCATATAGCTCAGGAGCAGCGCGGCCCCGAGACCGGCGGTCAGGATCAGTGCAAGGCCGGAAAGCTCGGCAGCACGGCGGCGCAGGTAAAGACGGGCGCTCTCGGGCAAAAATCCCCCGCCCGCGGACCCGTTACCGGCAGTTTTCGTCGATGCGCTCATGCTCTTGCTTCTCCCCCGTATCACCGGCCGCCTCAGAAATAAGGCGCAATCCGGCGCAGGCCTTCCTCGGTTGTCGCAGCATCATAGACAAGGGCGATACGGACATAGGGATCACCCGGATTAACGCCCTCTGCATCTTCACGCGCCATCAACCCGACCGGCACGATCTTGACCGCCTGCTCGCGCCAGATCTGTTTTGTCAGGGCTTCGGCATCATCGGCCGGCATGCAGACAAAGAATCCGGCCTCCGCTTCGTGATAGCCCTTCTTGTTGCCCAGTACCTGCGTGGCGATACGCCAGTTCTCGGCGTAATGCGCCCGGTTGGCCTCGACATGGGCCTCGTCTTTCCAAAGCGCGGTGGCGGCATGCTGGATCGGCAACGGCGTCGAGGCACTGCCAAACATGATGTACTCGCCATACCGGCCGATCAGCTCCGGATCGCCCGCCATGAAGCCCGAGCGCAGCCCGGGACCGCTGGATCGTTTCGATAACGAATGCAAAACCACAATGTTGTGCAGGCTGTCACCGAGAGCGGCTGCCGCCTGCAGACCGCCCACCGGCGGATCGCCGCGATAGATCTCCGCATAGCATTCGTCCACGGCCAGCATGAAATCGTACTCACGCGCCAGTTCAATCGCCCGTTTCAGGTAATCGAGCGAGGCAACGCGG contains these protein-coding regions:
- a CDS encoding aminotransferase class I/II-fold pyridoxal phosphate-dependent enzyme; protein product: MINPALQPLSDYTFARLNKMLDGIEPAAGMRPIMLSVGEPQIQPPAFVNEAIAASGHLWNKYPPPKGDPAFRDAVTGWLNRRYGLPSGMLDPERHVTSISGTREALYQLGFLAVPEQKKGQQPVILMPNPLYHSYRGAAMLGRAEPVYMNATPENGFLPKLDDIAPEILERTALCFLCTPTNPQGRVASLDYLKRAIELAREYDFMLAVDECYAEIYRGDPPVGGLQAAAALGDSLHNIVVLHSLSKRSSGPGLRSGFMAGDPELIGRYGEYIMFGSASTPLPIQHAATALWKDEAHVEANRAHYAENWRIATQVLGNKKGYHEAEAGFFVCMPADDAEALTKQIWREQAVKIVPVGLMAREDAEGVNPGDPYVRIALVYDAATTEEGLRRIAPYF